In Thiothrix unzii, the sequence GGACAGTGCCATTGCGCAATACCGGCTCGGCGTTGTCGCCCTTCAATGCCTTCTTGATTTTGCAAGGGTTAGAAACACTGGCATTGCGGATGGAACGCCACTGCGATAACGCTATTGCCGTCGCTAAATACCTGCAAAACCACCCGAAAGTCGAATGGGTTAACTTTGCAGCATTGCCTGAAGACAAGTATCACGCGCTGGCGCAAAAATACTTCGATGGCAAACCCGCATCCCTCATGACCTTCGGGATCAAAGGCGGCTTTGACGCAGGCATTAAGTTCTACGACCAATTGCAGATGATTAACTGATGTTACGCAGCCCTAAGCACCTGTAGCTCATCAAAAGCGCCCCGAATTGCCTTGGCGTAGAGCTTTGAACGCAAGGCAAAGTGGTTAAGATGCTTGCTGATGGTCAAACACTCCATTTTGAAGACGGCGACGATGGAGGCGAATAAGTGATTCGCTTGTGTTTTAGCGGTGTGGGCAGGGGATTTCGCAAAGGCAGCATTGGATTTGAGCGATTTATGGAAGACCTCGACTTTCCACCGTTTTTGGTAGGTTGTCGTGATTTCGTCCCACTCTGCTGCCAAGCGGCTACAGACCAGATACAAAATGCCGCTGCTGCCGTCTTTGTTCGTAAAGACTTGCCGGGCGAGCTTGACGGGGAAGGTTAGCCCCTTCAACCAGCCCTTGATGGCTTTTTGTTCTGTCCATACCAATTGGTCGAGTCGTGTGTAACGTTTTGCCTTGCTGTCTACTTCGCTCAATGCCACTAATCGGTTACTTTTCAATGCCATAATGAAGTCCTTTTGCCGTTTCTCCTTGATGTGTTCCATATTCTCGGCGGAGGCGAACCAAATGTCGCTCAACACCCATGAAAATGTCAGTTGGTTTTGAATGCAGGTGTCAATCATGGAGCGCATTTGCTCATTTTTGGTGACATCGCTGCACCGCTTTTCTTGGCGTGTATTGATGTCACAGAAACGGAACGGTTTCCGTATCAGTTCAAATGCAACAGGAATGGATGCACCATTGCTATGATATAGACAGTTTAACAAGTTGATTCCCTTGATATTACGCCCTTTGCAGTGGTCGTAATGCCAACAAATTAGATCGTTTTCGTCCATGTAGGGCTTTTCTTGCACCGTATCGTCGATGATCAGGATGCCATCGGCTGATTCGACCTCCCTGACGGTCTTTTTTACCTGTTTCCACAGGTCTTTCGAGGTGTACTCATCTCCCGAAAGAAAACGACTGATCGCATCGTGGCTAATTTCGCCGTCCAATAATTGGGATAAACCCGTTGCTGTGGCGTAGCCAAAGGTCACGGTCAGGTAGTCGGTGTAGAGGTCAAGACGTGTTTGATTCATACCTGAAATATAGTCGAGGAGAGGTCGGACTGCGTAACATCAGTGATTAAACGCTTGGTCAATATTGGCGACGCAAAATCACTGGCTTGCCACCCTGCTTCCACCACTCACCGCCAGTTGACCGGAGACGAACAACTGCGAGCGGGTGTACGCCCGGAAACTATCCGCATCAGTGTTGGGATCGAACACATCGACGACATTATTGCGGATCTGGAACAAGCATTCGCGATCCTTTAAGAAACCCTTCCCAGCCTCCTCTGTGTCAGGGGAGGCTTAAAAAGCATTTATTGACGCAAGATTGATTCAAGTCATATCTCTAAAGTGATATACGCAAAACAACGTGATATGATAATGCGCCAATTTTTGTATCTTGACCGCTAGGGGAAGCGCATGACCGTTCAAAATCCGACCATTATTTATACACTCACCGATGAAGCACCGTTGCTGGCAACGTATTCGTTATTACCCATCGTTAAAACGTTTACGCAAGCCGCCGGTATTGAGGTCACGCAAAGTGATATTTCAGTGGCAGCGCGTATTCTGGCGGAATTCCCCGATTACCTGACTGAGACGCAACGTGTACCGGATAATCTGGCGGAATTGGGTCGTCTGACGCAAGTTTCAGACACTAATATCATTAAGTTACCCAATATCAGTGCCTCAATGCCGCAATTGAAAGCCGCGATTACCGAGCTGCGTGCCAAGGGTTTTGCCGTGCCGGAATACCCCGAAAACCCGCAAACGGATGCTGAAAAGCAGTTGCTGACCCGTTACGCCAAAGTATTAGGCAGCGCGGTGAACCCGGTATTGCGTGAAGGTAATTCCGACCGGCGTGCACCACCAGCGGTGAAACGTTACGCGCAGAAAAACCCGCATTCGATGGGTAAATGGAGTCCGGCATCACGTACTCACGTTTCGTTTATGCGTCGTGGTGATTTTTATTCCAGCGAAAAGTCCATGACGATGGATCGTAATTGCGATGTACGCATGGAACTGGTGATGGCGAATGGTCAAGTCATGCGCTTAAAGGAAAAAACCTCGCTGCTGAAAGACGAAATCATCGACGGCATGTTCATGAGCAAAAAAGCCTTGTGCGCGTTCTATGAAGAGCAATTAGCAGATGCGAAAGAAACCGGCATTATGCTTTCCCTGCACGTCAAAGCCACCATGATGAAAGTGTCGCATCCCATCGTGTTTGGTCATGCGGTCA encodes:
- a CDS encoding IS701 family transposase, whose amino-acid sequence is MNQTRLDLYTDYLTVTFGYATATGLSQLLDGEISHDAISRFLSGDEYTSKDLWKQVKKTVREVESADGILIIDDTVQEKPYMDENDLICWHYDHCKGRNIKGINLLNCLYHSNGASIPVAFELIRKPFRFCDINTRQEKRCSDVTKNEQMRSMIDTCIQNQLTFSWVLSDIWFASAENMEHIKEKRQKDFIMALKSNRLVALSEVDSKAKRYTRLDQLVWTEQKAIKGWLKGLTFPVKLARQVFTNKDGSSGILYLVCSRLAAEWDEITTTYQKRWKVEVFHKSLKSNAAFAKSPAHTAKTQANHLFASIVAVFKMECLTISKHLNHFALRSKLYAKAIRGAFDELQVLRAA